The Phragmitibacter flavus genome includes a window with the following:
- a CDS encoding ABC transporter permease — protein sequence MLAYFVRRLLLIIPTLIGATLIVFFITRITPGGPLEAAMKRGMAAGAERSVKDAGGSLSEEQKEQLAAYYGFDKPFLGAYLVWLGAAPRETQKRFVKFEEGQTEAKVTLKALLPRDQWTENNAYQISEATVRPDGTMQSANMDELDGWVTRSEPEKGRVAIFRPVISGILQGDLGISTRYNDPAWGMIKERLPVSLFYGLAMFILTYSVCIPLGILKAVKHRTVIDNVSSVLIFTGYAIPGFVLGSLLVVYLAARLGWFPSAGFVSENFSELSAPGKVWDVVHHAILPLICYMVGSFAMMTMLMKNNLMDNLATDYVRTAIAKGASSRQAVLGHALRNSLIPIATTLGGITSIFFTGGILVEKIFDINGFGLLSYQSIQDRDYPVVMAILTINVVLLMVGNILSDLLVAIADPRIRFK from the coding sequence ATGCTTGCTTATTTTGTTCGCCGCCTGCTTCTGATTATTCCGACGTTGATCGGGGCGACGCTGATCGTGTTTTTTATCACCCGCATCACTCCAGGCGGGCCTTTGGAGGCGGCGATGAAGCGGGGCATGGCAGCGGGTGCGGAACGCAGCGTGAAGGATGCAGGCGGTTCGCTGAGTGAGGAGCAGAAGGAGCAATTGGCGGCTTATTATGGTTTCGACAAGCCGTTCTTAGGGGCTTATCTGGTCTGGTTGGGGGCGGCCCCGCGTGAGACGCAGAAGCGTTTTGTGAAGTTTGAGGAGGGGCAGACGGAGGCGAAGGTGACTTTGAAGGCGTTGCTGCCGCGTGATCAGTGGACGGAGAACAATGCGTATCAAATTTCGGAGGCGACGGTTCGACCAGATGGCACCATGCAGTCGGCAAACATGGACGAGCTGGATGGATGGGTGACGCGCTCTGAGCCGGAGAAGGGAAGGGTGGCGATTTTTCGTCCGGTGATTTCCGGAATTTTGCAGGGTGATTTGGGAATATCGACGCGCTACAATGATCCGGCTTGGGGAATGATCAAGGAGCGGTTGCCGGTATCGCTGTTTTATGGGCTGGCGATGTTTATTCTGACTTACTCGGTGTGCATTCCGCTGGGGATTTTGAAGGCGGTGAAACATCGCACGGTGATCGACAACGTGAGTTCGGTGCTGATCTTTACTGGGTATGCGATTCCAGGATTTGTGCTGGGCAGTTTGCTGGTGGTGTATCTGGCGGCGCGGTTGGGGTGGTTTCCTTCGGCGGGTTTTGTGAGTGAGAATTTTAGTGAACTGAGCGCGCCGGGCAAGGTATGGGACGTGGTGCATCACGCGATCCTGCCGTTGATATGTTACATGGTGGGCAGTTTTGCGATGATGACGATGTTGATGAAAAACAACCTGATGGACAACCTGGCGACGGATTACGTGCGCACGGCGATTGCCAAAGGGGCGAGCTCGCGGCAGGCGGTGCTGGGACATGCATTGCGCAATTCGTTGATCCCGATTGCGACGACATTGGGGGGCATCACTTCGATCTTTTTTACGGGCGGGATTTTGGTGGAGAAGATTTTTGATATCAACGGTTTCGGCCTGCTGAGCTACCAGAGCATTCAGGATCGGGATTATCCGGTGGTGATGGCCATTCTGACGATCAATGTGGTGTTGCTCATGGTGGGCAACATTCTTTCTGACCTTTTGGTCGCCATTGCTGATCCACGCATTCGTTTCAAATAA
- a CDS encoding ABC transporter permease subunit: MSPRTLGCSLTGFAVIAAVFRWLGWRVPVFKIPFLGNGTVGWIVVGVLLMAGLWLLWRGPREWQFSPLTLKQLQRFRSIRRGYFSFLLLVALAGVASMDNLLVGKRALLVSYEGKLYAPFVTGVLPGEAFGLDYKSETDYRELQKKFRKENKGNWLVMPPVPFAASLDAPQVTAQLEEREGLMYEMGSREPFSGPAYSMFKEPETQKRQEIIYRKGIRSGEMRGWDAKGDQIEKGTYVQGKLENYVDFSNGGAAELVGATMPEWWTLVYPPSAPSWHQKHFLGTNSSGGDVLAILFGGWQQAIIAAVLFVSIVFVAGVVIGGTLGYFGGLYDLIGQRLVEIWSVLPFLFIVMIVSSIISPTLVVLVGILAIFGWVGTTTYLRTATYREKERDYVAAAKLQGASTARILFHHVLPNVVAILVTLAPFEMAGVITSLAALDFLGFGLPPDYPSWGRLLQEGTENFNYPWIVSSAFVAMVSVLVLVTFVGEAVREAFDPKKFTTYE; encoded by the coding sequence ATGTCACCCCGCACGCTTGGTTGTTCTCTAACGGGATTTGCGGTGATTGCCGCAGTCTTTCGCTGGCTTGGTTGGCGGGTGCCGGTGTTCAAGATTCCGTTTCTCGGCAACGGGACGGTGGGCTGGATCGTGGTGGGCGTTTTGCTGATGGCGGGTCTGTGGCTGTTGTGGCGGGGTCCGCGTGAGTGGCAGTTCAGCCCGTTGACCTTGAAGCAGCTGCAGCGGTTCCGTTCGATCCGGCGCGGTTACTTTTCATTTTTGCTGCTGGTGGCATTGGCCGGGGTGGCTTCGATGGACAACTTGTTGGTGGGAAAACGGGCGTTGCTGGTGAGTTACGAGGGGAAGCTGTATGCGCCTTTTGTGACGGGCGTGCTGCCGGGCGAGGCGTTTGGTTTGGATTATAAGTCGGAGACCGATTACCGGGAGTTGCAGAAGAAGTTTCGCAAGGAGAACAAGGGCAACTGGTTGGTGATGCCGCCGGTGCCGTTTGCGGCGAGTCTGGATGCACCGCAGGTGACGGCGCAACTGGAGGAGCGCGAGGGACTAATGTATGAAATGGGCAGTCGGGAGCCTTTCAGTGGGCCGGCTTACTCGATGTTCAAGGAGCCGGAGACGCAGAAGCGGCAGGAGATCATTTATCGTAAAGGGATTCGTTCGGGCGAGATGCGGGGTTGGGATGCGAAGGGAGATCAGATTGAGAAAGGCACTTATGTGCAGGGCAAACTGGAGAACTACGTGGATTTCAGCAATGGCGGAGCGGCGGAGCTTGTAGGTGCGACGATGCCGGAGTGGTGGACATTGGTTTATCCGCCGTCTGCTCCATCATGGCACCAGAAGCATTTTCTTGGGACCAACTCCTCTGGGGGTGATGTGCTGGCAATTTTGTTTGGAGGCTGGCAGCAGGCGATCATCGCGGCGGTGCTGTTTGTAAGCATCGTGTTTGTGGCGGGGGTGGTGATTGGTGGCACGCTGGGTTATTTTGGCGGGTTGTATGATTTGATTGGTCAACGGCTGGTGGAGATCTGGTCGGTGCTGCCGTTCTTGTTCATTGTGATGATTGTGAGTTCAATCATCAGTCCGACGCTGGTGGTGTTGGTGGGCATTTTGGCGATCTTTGGATGGGTGGGCACAACGACGTATTTGCGCACGGCAACTTACCGGGAGAAGGAACGGGATTATGTGGCGGCGGCGAAGCTGCAGGGGGCGAGCACGGCGCGGATCCTTTTCCATCACGTGCTGCCGAATGTGGTCGCCATCTTGGTGACGCTGGCGCCTTTTGAAATGGCTGGGGTGATCACTTCGCTGGCAGCGCTGGACTTTCTCGGTTTTGGATTGCCACCGGATTATCCGAGCTGGGGTCGGTTGCTTCAGGAAGGCACGGAGAATTTCAATTATCCATGGATCGTCAGCAGCGCGTTCGTGGCGATGGTCAGTGTGCTGGTGCTGGTGACCTTTGTGGGAGAGGCGGTGCGTGAGGCCTTTGACCCGAAAAAATTTACCACTTACGAGTGA